Proteins encoded together in one Hevea brasiliensis isolate MT/VB/25A 57/8 chromosome 16, ASM3005281v1, whole genome shotgun sequence window:
- the LOC110656119 gene encoding 2-C-methyl-D-erythritol 2,4-cyclodiphosphate synthase, chloroplastic, whose amino-acid sequence MNSMAMATHLYTSYSPITTKTISSNNNSDKVLSLPLQPRHAVSIASPSLSLGTTTRFSISAAAGTTAVQVDGPTTSNKGPKSLPFRVGHGFDLHRLEPGYPLIIGGINIPHERGCEAHSDGDVLLHCVVDAILGALGLPDIGQIFPDSDPKWKGAPSSVFIKEAVRLMHEAGYDIGNLDATLILQRPKLSPHKEAIRDNLCQLLGADPSVINLKAKTHEKVDSLGENRSIAAHTVVLLMKK is encoded by the exons ATGAACTCAATGGCTATGGCCACTCACTTGTACACCTCTTATTCTCCAATCACCACCAAGACCATCTCCTCTAACAATAACAGCGACAAGGTTCTTTCTCTTCCTTTACAGCCAAGGCATGCTGTATCGATAGCCTCACCATCTCTTTCTCTGGGAACAACGACCAGATTTTCCATATCAGCAGCTGCAGGAACCACTGCTGTGCAAGTCGATGGACCTACCACTTCTAATAAAGGACCAAAGTCTTTGCCTTTTAGAGTGGGTCATGGGTTCGATCTCCACCGTTTAGAGCCTGGGTACCCTTTGATCATTGGTGGGATTAATATCCCGCATGAAAGAGGCTGCGAGGCTCACTCTGATG GAGATGTGTTATTGCACTGTGTTGTGGATGCAATATTGGGTGCATTGGGCCTGCCTGACATTGGGCAGATATTCCCAGATTCTGATCCCAAGTGGAAGGGAGCTCCATCGTCTGTTTTCATTAAAGAAGCT GTAAGACTCATGCATGAGGCTGGCTATGATATTGGAAACTTGGATGCCACCTTAATTCTTCAAAGACCAAAACTGAGCCCCCACAAGGAGGCGATCAGAGACAATTTGTGTCAGCTGCTTGGAGCAGATCCTTCTGTTATAAATCTGAAAGCAAAAACTCATGAGAAGGTTGACAGCTTAGGTGAAAATAGAAGTATTGCAGCTCACACAGTGGTTCTTCTCATGAAGAAGTAA